In one window of Mauremys reevesii isolate NIE-2019 linkage group 22, ASM1616193v1, whole genome shotgun sequence DNA:
- the ITIH6 gene encoding inter-alpha-trypsin inhibitor heavy chain H6 isoform X2 — MPMLRQLLLFSFALLLCLEPLPSTGHPRIPELTMTSFSVRSTIVSRYASTRVRTELSNPHAEPKEAIFDLDLPSSAFISNFTITINNKLYVAEVKEKRQAKKMYDEARRQGQTAAHVGTRDRETEKFRVSASVAAGSQVSFELSYEELLQRHLGKYQHAVSVRPQQVVGNLTVEVSISERTGIDYVHVLPLRTSRLLTNTLRGDTDVPPSTRVEKGSHCAWVVFTPTPQEQAAFSSSGILGDFVVQYDVAMPDVAGDVQIYNGYFVHYFAPRGLPPVQKNVVFVIDISGSMHGTKMKQTKKAMHIILSDLHPDDCFNIVTFSDTVRVWKAGRSIPATAHNVRSAKDYVHRMEADGWTDINKALLEAASVLTQGTPEPSPRRIPLLIFLTDGEPTAGVTSSTRILANTRQALGGSVSLFGLAFGDDADYGLLRRLALENRGVARRIYEDADATLQLAGFYDEIASPLLYDVALSYRDGADLTRTLFPHYFQGAELVVAGRLAPGATELHVEAAGHGHAGQLRLENDISANATEAAPFGCSPDLGQIGRFVQRLWAYFTIQELLRARFHSNDTAARRLLTEKATNLSLKYNFVTPVTSLVVVKPEEEESTTARATPGAPGTPLATTAAHRGTKASGVMPTPGATSTSLPDGATKAATALPSLARATPVPGASATSQGASKRARATPAPGTATASPAPPMAHGVTKAARATPGRAPKAGNPRATAHPSPSPGSATAPPSGQQEMPPQPATKRQPHPRTERAPFSWGTAAPTAWTVTDAWTGNSTAATSLGPNAATTPRAESKGPRGTPGTVGSIPPATDLSQWLLLLPAESELLSAKDVAEKFVESLHPPAVYSFVAAKGEKGVLDYEDYSDLLEEQDGDTVDGDPHFVARLPGSPETLCFTLDGHPGDVLQLVTDPPSGLSVHAHLVGAPPWPGSADRPRTYLDAITVRVGPPRLRYVITVTLQGVALQGEGALDLPFDHPAWVSRPGLGVRVGPGTNVTLRLGAGLEFVVQRHRYSHPRPLQRDHLGFYVLDGSGLSAQARGLLGQFQNADIRLQPGAGERPARLQRGGATVPATRVTKLLKDSPLPAHHAPCWLVKGGNVEALLGGAYGAFVVPHPPEA, encoded by the exons CTCACCATGACCAGCTTCTCCGTCCGCTCCACCATTGTGTCCCGCTACGCCTCCACCCGTGTTCGGACCGAGCTGAGCAACCCCCACGCCGAGCCCAAGGAAGCCATCTTCGACCTAGACCTGCCCAGCTCGGCCTTCATCTCCAACTTCACCAT CACCATCAACAATAAACTCTATGTGGCCGAGGTGAAAGAGAAGCGTCAGGCCAAGAAGATGTACGACGAGGCCCGGAGACAGGGCCAGACAGCAGCTCATGTTGGCACTAG GGATCGGGAGACAGAGAAGTTCCGGGTCTCTGCCAGCGTAGCAGCTGGAAGCCAGGTGTCCTTCGAGCTGAGCTAcgaggagctgctgcagcggcaCCTGGGCAAGTACCAGCATGCTGTGAGCGTGCGTCCCCAGCAGGTGGTGGGGAACCTCACCGTGGAGGTGAGCATCTCGGAGCGCACCGGCATCGACTACGTCCACGTGCTGCCCCTCCGCACCAGCCGCCTGCTCACCAACACCTTGCGAG GAGACACCGATGTGCCGCCGTCCACCCGGGTGGAGAAGGGGAGCCACTGCGCCTGGGTTGTCTTCACCCCGACCCCGCAGGAACAGGCGGCTTTCTCCAGCTCAGGCATCCTGGGGGACTTCGTGGTACAGTACGACGTGGCCATGCCAGATGTGGCTGGGGACGTGCAG ATCTACAACGGCTACTTCGTTCACTACTTCGCCCCCCGCGGCCTGCCCCCCGTGCAGAAGAACGTGGTGTTTGTCATCGACATCAGCGGCTCCATGCACGGCACCAAGATGAAGCAG ACCAAGAAGGCCATGCACATCATCCTGAGCGACCTCCACCCGGACGACTGCTTCAACATCGTCACTTTCTCCGACACCGTCCGCGTGTGGAAGGCCGGGCGCTCCATCCCGGCCACGGCCCACAACGTCCGCAGTGCCAAGGACTATGTCCACAGGATGGAAGCTGATGGAT GGACCGACATCAACAAGGCCCTGCTGGAGGCCGCCTCGGTGCTGACCCAGGGCACGCCGGAGCCGTCCCCCCGGCGGATCCCACTGCTCATCTTCCTGACGGATGGGGAGCCCACGGCGGGCGTGACCTCAAGCACTCGCATCCTGGCCAACACCCGGCAGGCCCTGGGCGGCTCCGTCTCGCTGTTCGGCCTGGCCTTCGGGGACGACGCCGACTACGGGCTGCTGCGGCGCCTGGCGCTGGAGAACCGAGGCGTGGCCCGGCGCATCTACGAGGACGCCGACGCCACCCTGCAGCTCGCCGGCTTCTATGACGAGATCGCCAGCCCGCTGCTGTACGATGTGGCCCTGTCCTACCGCGATGGCGCCGACCTCACCCGCACCCTCTTCCCCCACTACTTCCAGGGCGCCGAGCTGGTGGTGGCCGGGCGGCTGGCCCCAGGGGCCACCGAGCTGCATGTCGAGGCCGCAGGCCACGGGCACGCCGGGCAGCTGAGGCTGGAGAACGATATCTCAGCCAACGCCACGGAGGCCGCCCCGTTCGGCTGCTCTCCGGACCTGGGGCAGATCGGGCGATTCGTCCAGCGCCTCTGGGCCTACTTCACCATCCAGGAGCTGCTCCGGGCCCGGTTCCACTCCAACGACACCGCTGCGCGCCGGCTGCTCACCGAAAAGGCCACCAACCTCTCGCTGAAGTATAACTTCGTCACGCCCGTCACCTCGCTGGTGGTGGTGAagccggaggaggaggagagtaCCACGGCTCGGGCCACGCCAGGGGCTCCTGGCACACCCCTGGCCACCACGGCGGCCCACCGTGGCACCAAAGCTTCTGGAGTCATGCCCACTCCGGGGGCTACATCCACCTCGCTCCCTGATGGTGCCACCAAAGctgccacagccctccccagcctAGCCAGAGCCACGCCCGTCCCAGGAGCATCTGCCACGTCCCAGGGCGCCTCCAAACGAGCCCGAGCCACTCCAGCACCTGGCACTGCCACGGCATCGCCAGCTCCTCCCATGGCCCATGGTGTCACCAAAGCAGCCAGAGCCACACCCGGAAGAGCACCCAAAGCTGGGAACCCCAGAGCCACAGCTCATCCATCACCGAGCCCAGGATCAGCCACGGCACCCCCCTCCGGCCAGCAGGAGATGCCCCCGCAGCCGGCCACCAAGCGCCAGCCACATCCCAGAACAGAGAGGGCCCCCTTCTCATGGGGCACAGCAGCTCCCACGGCCTGGACTGTCACAGACGCCTGGACTGGCAACAGCACAGCTGCCACCAGCCTGGGGCCCAATGCCGCCACCACCCCCAGGGCGGAGTCCAAGGGCCCCCGGGGCACGCCGGGCACCGTGGGATCCATCCCACCAGCCACTGACCTCAgccagtggctgctgctgctgccggcagAGTCAGAGCTGCTGTCAGCAAAGGACGTGGCTGAGAAATTCGTGGAGTCCCTCCACCCGCCGGCTGTGTACAGCTTTGTGGCGGCCAAAGGAGAGAAGG GTGTCCTGGATTATGAAGACTACTCAG ACTTGTTAGAGGAACAGGACGGCGACACAG TGGATGGAGACCCTCACTTTGTGGCACGACTGCCCGGCTCCCCTGAGACCCTGTGCTTTACCCTGGATGGGCACCCAGGAGATGTGCTCCAGCTGGTGACTGACCCCCCCAGCG GGCTGTCAGTCCATGCCCACCTGGTTGGCGCCCCCCCATGGCCGGGCTCGGCGGATCGGCCACGCACCTACTTAGACGCCATCACGGTGCGGGTGGGGCCTCCCCGGCTCCGCTATGTGATCACCGTGACGCTCCAGGGCGTGgcgctgcagggggagggggccctGGATCTGCCCTTCGACCACCCGGCCTGGGTCAGCCGCCCCGGGCTGGGCGTGCGGGTGGGGCCGGGCACCAACGTGACGCTGCGGCTGGGCGCCGGGCTGGAGTTCGTGGTGCAGCGCCATCGGTAcagccacccccgccccctgcagaGAGACCACCTGGGCTTCTACGTGCTGGACGGCAGCGGGCTCTCGGCCCAGGCCCGCGGGCTGCTGG GCCAGTTCCAGAACGCTGACATCCGACTGCAGCCAGGCGCCGGGGAGCGGCCCGCCCGGCTGCAGAGAGGGGGGGCCACGGTGCCGGCCACGCGAGTCACCAAGCTGCTGAAGGACTCGCCCCTGCCGGCCCACcacgccccctgctggctggtgaAGGGCGGCAACGTGGAGGCCCTGCTGGGCGGGGCCTACGGTGCCTTCGTGGTCCCCCATCCGCCGGAGGCGTGA
- the ITIH6 gene encoding inter-alpha-trypsin inhibitor heavy chain H6 isoform X5: MPMLRQLLLFSFALLLCLEPLPSTGHPRIPELTMTSFSVRSTIVSRYASTRVRTELSNPHAEPKEAIFDLDLPSSAFISNFTITINNKLYVAEVKEKRQAKKMYDEARRQGQTAAHVGTRDRETEKFRVSASVAAGSQVSFELSYEELLQRHLGDTDVPPSTRVEKGSHCAWVVFTPTPQEQAAFSSSGILGDFVVQYDVAMPDVAGDVQIYNGYFVHYFAPRGLPPVQKNVVFVIDISGSMHGTKMKQTKKAMHIILSDLHPDDCFNIVTFSDTVRVWKAGRSIPATAHNVRSAKDYVHRMEADGWTDINKALLEAASVLTQGTPEPSPRRIPLLIFLTDGEPTAGVTSSTRILANTRQALGGSVSLFGLAFGDDADYGLLRRLALENRGVARRIYEDADATLQLAGFYDEIASPLLYDVALSYRDGADLTRTLFPHYFQGAELVVAGRLAPGATELHVEAAGHGHAGQLRLENDISANATEAAPFGCSPDLGQIGRFVQRLWAYFTIQELLRARFHSNDTAARRLLTEKATNLSLKYNFVTPVTSLVVVKPEEEESTTARATPGAPGTPLATTAAHRGTKASGVMPTPGATSTSLPDGATKAATALPSLARATPVPGASATSQGASKRARATPAPGTATASPAPPMAHGVTKAARATPGRAPKAGNPRATAHPSPSPGSATAPPSGQQEMPPQPATKRQPHPRTERAPFSWGTAAPTAWTVTDAWTGNSTAATSLGPNAATTPRAESKGPRGTPGTVGSIPPATDLSQWLLLLPAESELLSAKDVAEKFVESLHPPAVYSFVAAKGEKGVLDYEDYSDLLEEQDGDTAGMADLAGAKFFTFSSSVDGDPHFVARLPGSPETLCFTLDGHPGDVLQLVTDPPSGLSVHAHLVGAPPWPGSADRPRTYLDAITVRVGPPRLRYVITVTLQGVALQGEGALDLPFDHPAWVSRPGLGVRVGPGTNVTLRLGAGLEFVVQRHRYSHPRPLQRDHLGFYVLDGSGLSAQARGLLGQFQNADIRLQPGAGERPARLQRGGATVPATRVTKLLKDSPLPAHHAPCWLVKGGNVEALLGGAYGAFVVPHPPEA, encoded by the exons CTCACCATGACCAGCTTCTCCGTCCGCTCCACCATTGTGTCCCGCTACGCCTCCACCCGTGTTCGGACCGAGCTGAGCAACCCCCACGCCGAGCCCAAGGAAGCCATCTTCGACCTAGACCTGCCCAGCTCGGCCTTCATCTCCAACTTCACCAT CACCATCAACAATAAACTCTATGTGGCCGAGGTGAAAGAGAAGCGTCAGGCCAAGAAGATGTACGACGAGGCCCGGAGACAGGGCCAGACAGCAGCTCATGTTGGCACTAG GGATCGGGAGACAGAGAAGTTCCGGGTCTCTGCCAGCGTAGCAGCTGGAAGCCAGGTGTCCTTCGAGCTGAGCTAcgaggagctgctgcagcggcaCCTGG GAGACACCGATGTGCCGCCGTCCACCCGGGTGGAGAAGGGGAGCCACTGCGCCTGGGTTGTCTTCACCCCGACCCCGCAGGAACAGGCGGCTTTCTCCAGCTCAGGCATCCTGGGGGACTTCGTGGTACAGTACGACGTGGCCATGCCAGATGTGGCTGGGGACGTGCAG ATCTACAACGGCTACTTCGTTCACTACTTCGCCCCCCGCGGCCTGCCCCCCGTGCAGAAGAACGTGGTGTTTGTCATCGACATCAGCGGCTCCATGCACGGCACCAAGATGAAGCAG ACCAAGAAGGCCATGCACATCATCCTGAGCGACCTCCACCCGGACGACTGCTTCAACATCGTCACTTTCTCCGACACCGTCCGCGTGTGGAAGGCCGGGCGCTCCATCCCGGCCACGGCCCACAACGTCCGCAGTGCCAAGGACTATGTCCACAGGATGGAAGCTGATGGAT GGACCGACATCAACAAGGCCCTGCTGGAGGCCGCCTCGGTGCTGACCCAGGGCACGCCGGAGCCGTCCCCCCGGCGGATCCCACTGCTCATCTTCCTGACGGATGGGGAGCCCACGGCGGGCGTGACCTCAAGCACTCGCATCCTGGCCAACACCCGGCAGGCCCTGGGCGGCTCCGTCTCGCTGTTCGGCCTGGCCTTCGGGGACGACGCCGACTACGGGCTGCTGCGGCGCCTGGCGCTGGAGAACCGAGGCGTGGCCCGGCGCATCTACGAGGACGCCGACGCCACCCTGCAGCTCGCCGGCTTCTATGACGAGATCGCCAGCCCGCTGCTGTACGATGTGGCCCTGTCCTACCGCGATGGCGCCGACCTCACCCGCACCCTCTTCCCCCACTACTTCCAGGGCGCCGAGCTGGTGGTGGCCGGGCGGCTGGCCCCAGGGGCCACCGAGCTGCATGTCGAGGCCGCAGGCCACGGGCACGCCGGGCAGCTGAGGCTGGAGAACGATATCTCAGCCAACGCCACGGAGGCCGCCCCGTTCGGCTGCTCTCCGGACCTGGGGCAGATCGGGCGATTCGTCCAGCGCCTCTGGGCCTACTTCACCATCCAGGAGCTGCTCCGGGCCCGGTTCCACTCCAACGACACCGCTGCGCGCCGGCTGCTCACCGAAAAGGCCACCAACCTCTCGCTGAAGTATAACTTCGTCACGCCCGTCACCTCGCTGGTGGTGGTGAagccggaggaggaggagagtaCCACGGCTCGGGCCACGCCAGGGGCTCCTGGCACACCCCTGGCCACCACGGCGGCCCACCGTGGCACCAAAGCTTCTGGAGTCATGCCCACTCCGGGGGCTACATCCACCTCGCTCCCTGATGGTGCCACCAAAGctgccacagccctccccagcctAGCCAGAGCCACGCCCGTCCCAGGAGCATCTGCCACGTCCCAGGGCGCCTCCAAACGAGCCCGAGCCACTCCAGCACCTGGCACTGCCACGGCATCGCCAGCTCCTCCCATGGCCCATGGTGTCACCAAAGCAGCCAGAGCCACACCCGGAAGAGCACCCAAAGCTGGGAACCCCAGAGCCACAGCTCATCCATCACCGAGCCCAGGATCAGCCACGGCACCCCCCTCCGGCCAGCAGGAGATGCCCCCGCAGCCGGCCACCAAGCGCCAGCCACATCCCAGAACAGAGAGGGCCCCCTTCTCATGGGGCACAGCAGCTCCCACGGCCTGGACTGTCACAGACGCCTGGACTGGCAACAGCACAGCTGCCACCAGCCTGGGGCCCAATGCCGCCACCACCCCCAGGGCGGAGTCCAAGGGCCCCCGGGGCACGCCGGGCACCGTGGGATCCATCCCACCAGCCACTGACCTCAgccagtggctgctgctgctgccggcagAGTCAGAGCTGCTGTCAGCAAAGGACGTGGCTGAGAAATTCGTGGAGTCCCTCCACCCGCCGGCTGTGTACAGCTTTGTGGCGGCCAAAGGAGAGAAGG GTGTCCTGGATTATGAAGACTACTCAG ACTTGTTAGAGGAACAGGACGGCGACACAG ctggcaTGGCAGACTTGGCTGGTGCCAAGTTCTTCACTTTCTCCTCCTCAG TGGATGGAGACCCTCACTTTGTGGCACGACTGCCCGGCTCCCCTGAGACCCTGTGCTTTACCCTGGATGGGCACCCAGGAGATGTGCTCCAGCTGGTGACTGACCCCCCCAGCG GGCTGTCAGTCCATGCCCACCTGGTTGGCGCCCCCCCATGGCCGGGCTCGGCGGATCGGCCACGCACCTACTTAGACGCCATCACGGTGCGGGTGGGGCCTCCCCGGCTCCGCTATGTGATCACCGTGACGCTCCAGGGCGTGgcgctgcagggggagggggccctGGATCTGCCCTTCGACCACCCGGCCTGGGTCAGCCGCCCCGGGCTGGGCGTGCGGGTGGGGCCGGGCACCAACGTGACGCTGCGGCTGGGCGCCGGGCTGGAGTTCGTGGTGCAGCGCCATCGGTAcagccacccccgccccctgcagaGAGACCACCTGGGCTTCTACGTGCTGGACGGCAGCGGGCTCTCGGCCCAGGCCCGCGGGCTGCTGG GCCAGTTCCAGAACGCTGACATCCGACTGCAGCCAGGCGCCGGGGAGCGGCCCGCCCGGCTGCAGAGAGGGGGGGCCACGGTGCCGGCCACGCGAGTCACCAAGCTGCTGAAGGACTCGCCCCTGCCGGCCCACcacgccccctgctggctggtgaAGGGCGGCAACGTGGAGGCCCTGCTGGGCGGGGCCTACGGTGCCTTCGTGGTCCCCCATCCGCCGGAGGCGTGA
- the ITIH6 gene encoding inter-alpha-trypsin inhibitor heavy chain H6 isoform X1, which translates to MPMLRQLLLFSFALLLCLEPLPSTGHPRIPELTMTSFSVRSTIVSRYASTRVRTELSNPHAEPKEAIFDLDLPSSAFISNFTITINNKLYVAEVKEKRQAKKMYDEARRQGQTAAHVGTRDRETEKFRVSASVAAGSQVSFELSYEELLQRHLGKYQHAVSVRPQQVVGNLTVEVSISERTGIDYVHVLPLRTSRLLTNTLRGDTDVPPSTRVEKGSHCAWVVFTPTPQEQAAFSSSGILGDFVVQYDVAMPDVAGDVQIYNGYFVHYFAPRGLPPVQKNVVFVIDISGSMHGTKMKQTKKAMHIILSDLHPDDCFNIVTFSDTVRVWKAGRSIPATAHNVRSAKDYVHRMEADGWTDINKALLEAASVLTQGTPEPSPRRIPLLIFLTDGEPTAGVTSSTRILANTRQALGGSVSLFGLAFGDDADYGLLRRLALENRGVARRIYEDADATLQLAGFYDEIASPLLYDVALSYRDGADLTRTLFPHYFQGAELVVAGRLAPGATELHVEAAGHGHAGQLRLENDISANATEAAPFGCSPDLGQIGRFVQRLWAYFTIQELLRARFHSNDTAARRLLTEKATNLSLKYNFVTPVTSLVVVKPEEEESTTARATPGAPGTPLATTAAHRGTKASGVMPTPGATSTSLPDGATKAATALPSLARATPVPGASATSQGASKRARATPAPGTATASPAPPMAHGVTKAARATPGRAPKAGNPRATAHPSPSPGSATAPPSGQQEMPPQPATKRQPHPRTERAPFSWGTAAPTAWTVTDAWTGNSTAATSLGPNAATTPRAESKGPRGTPGTVGSIPPATDLSQWLLLLPAESELLSAKDVAEKFVESLHPPAVYSFVAAKGEKGVLDYEDYSDLLEEQDGDTAGMADLAGAKFFTFSSSVDGDPHFVARLPGSPETLCFTLDGHPGDVLQLVTDPPSGLSVHAHLVGAPPWPGSADRPRTYLDAITVRVGPPRLRYVITVTLQGVALQGEGALDLPFDHPAWVSRPGLGVRVGPGTNVTLRLGAGLEFVVQRHRYSHPRPLQRDHLGFYVLDGSGLSAQARGLLGQFQNADIRLQPGAGERPARLQRGGATVPATRVTKLLKDSPLPAHHAPCWLVKGGNVEALLGGAYGAFVVPHPPEA; encoded by the exons CTCACCATGACCAGCTTCTCCGTCCGCTCCACCATTGTGTCCCGCTACGCCTCCACCCGTGTTCGGACCGAGCTGAGCAACCCCCACGCCGAGCCCAAGGAAGCCATCTTCGACCTAGACCTGCCCAGCTCGGCCTTCATCTCCAACTTCACCAT CACCATCAACAATAAACTCTATGTGGCCGAGGTGAAAGAGAAGCGTCAGGCCAAGAAGATGTACGACGAGGCCCGGAGACAGGGCCAGACAGCAGCTCATGTTGGCACTAG GGATCGGGAGACAGAGAAGTTCCGGGTCTCTGCCAGCGTAGCAGCTGGAAGCCAGGTGTCCTTCGAGCTGAGCTAcgaggagctgctgcagcggcaCCTGGGCAAGTACCAGCATGCTGTGAGCGTGCGTCCCCAGCAGGTGGTGGGGAACCTCACCGTGGAGGTGAGCATCTCGGAGCGCACCGGCATCGACTACGTCCACGTGCTGCCCCTCCGCACCAGCCGCCTGCTCACCAACACCTTGCGAG GAGACACCGATGTGCCGCCGTCCACCCGGGTGGAGAAGGGGAGCCACTGCGCCTGGGTTGTCTTCACCCCGACCCCGCAGGAACAGGCGGCTTTCTCCAGCTCAGGCATCCTGGGGGACTTCGTGGTACAGTACGACGTGGCCATGCCAGATGTGGCTGGGGACGTGCAG ATCTACAACGGCTACTTCGTTCACTACTTCGCCCCCCGCGGCCTGCCCCCCGTGCAGAAGAACGTGGTGTTTGTCATCGACATCAGCGGCTCCATGCACGGCACCAAGATGAAGCAG ACCAAGAAGGCCATGCACATCATCCTGAGCGACCTCCACCCGGACGACTGCTTCAACATCGTCACTTTCTCCGACACCGTCCGCGTGTGGAAGGCCGGGCGCTCCATCCCGGCCACGGCCCACAACGTCCGCAGTGCCAAGGACTATGTCCACAGGATGGAAGCTGATGGAT GGACCGACATCAACAAGGCCCTGCTGGAGGCCGCCTCGGTGCTGACCCAGGGCACGCCGGAGCCGTCCCCCCGGCGGATCCCACTGCTCATCTTCCTGACGGATGGGGAGCCCACGGCGGGCGTGACCTCAAGCACTCGCATCCTGGCCAACACCCGGCAGGCCCTGGGCGGCTCCGTCTCGCTGTTCGGCCTGGCCTTCGGGGACGACGCCGACTACGGGCTGCTGCGGCGCCTGGCGCTGGAGAACCGAGGCGTGGCCCGGCGCATCTACGAGGACGCCGACGCCACCCTGCAGCTCGCCGGCTTCTATGACGAGATCGCCAGCCCGCTGCTGTACGATGTGGCCCTGTCCTACCGCGATGGCGCCGACCTCACCCGCACCCTCTTCCCCCACTACTTCCAGGGCGCCGAGCTGGTGGTGGCCGGGCGGCTGGCCCCAGGGGCCACCGAGCTGCATGTCGAGGCCGCAGGCCACGGGCACGCCGGGCAGCTGAGGCTGGAGAACGATATCTCAGCCAACGCCACGGAGGCCGCCCCGTTCGGCTGCTCTCCGGACCTGGGGCAGATCGGGCGATTCGTCCAGCGCCTCTGGGCCTACTTCACCATCCAGGAGCTGCTCCGGGCCCGGTTCCACTCCAACGACACCGCTGCGCGCCGGCTGCTCACCGAAAAGGCCACCAACCTCTCGCTGAAGTATAACTTCGTCACGCCCGTCACCTCGCTGGTGGTGGTGAagccggaggaggaggagagtaCCACGGCTCGGGCCACGCCAGGGGCTCCTGGCACACCCCTGGCCACCACGGCGGCCCACCGTGGCACCAAAGCTTCTGGAGTCATGCCCACTCCGGGGGCTACATCCACCTCGCTCCCTGATGGTGCCACCAAAGctgccacagccctccccagcctAGCCAGAGCCACGCCCGTCCCAGGAGCATCTGCCACGTCCCAGGGCGCCTCCAAACGAGCCCGAGCCACTCCAGCACCTGGCACTGCCACGGCATCGCCAGCTCCTCCCATGGCCCATGGTGTCACCAAAGCAGCCAGAGCCACACCCGGAAGAGCACCCAAAGCTGGGAACCCCAGAGCCACAGCTCATCCATCACCGAGCCCAGGATCAGCCACGGCACCCCCCTCCGGCCAGCAGGAGATGCCCCCGCAGCCGGCCACCAAGCGCCAGCCACATCCCAGAACAGAGAGGGCCCCCTTCTCATGGGGCACAGCAGCTCCCACGGCCTGGACTGTCACAGACGCCTGGACTGGCAACAGCACAGCTGCCACCAGCCTGGGGCCCAATGCCGCCACCACCCCCAGGGCGGAGTCCAAGGGCCCCCGGGGCACGCCGGGCACCGTGGGATCCATCCCACCAGCCACTGACCTCAgccagtggctgctgctgctgccggcagAGTCAGAGCTGCTGTCAGCAAAGGACGTGGCTGAGAAATTCGTGGAGTCCCTCCACCCGCCGGCTGTGTACAGCTTTGTGGCGGCCAAAGGAGAGAAGG GTGTCCTGGATTATGAAGACTACTCAG ACTTGTTAGAGGAACAGGACGGCGACACAG ctggcaTGGCAGACTTGGCTGGTGCCAAGTTCTTCACTTTCTCCTCCTCAG TGGATGGAGACCCTCACTTTGTGGCACGACTGCCCGGCTCCCCTGAGACCCTGTGCTTTACCCTGGATGGGCACCCAGGAGATGTGCTCCAGCTGGTGACTGACCCCCCCAGCG GGCTGTCAGTCCATGCCCACCTGGTTGGCGCCCCCCCATGGCCGGGCTCGGCGGATCGGCCACGCACCTACTTAGACGCCATCACGGTGCGGGTGGGGCCTCCCCGGCTCCGCTATGTGATCACCGTGACGCTCCAGGGCGTGgcgctgcagggggagggggccctGGATCTGCCCTTCGACCACCCGGCCTGGGTCAGCCGCCCCGGGCTGGGCGTGCGGGTGGGGCCGGGCACCAACGTGACGCTGCGGCTGGGCGCCGGGCTGGAGTTCGTGGTGCAGCGCCATCGGTAcagccacccccgccccctgcagaGAGACCACCTGGGCTTCTACGTGCTGGACGGCAGCGGGCTCTCGGCCCAGGCCCGCGGGCTGCTGG GCCAGTTCCAGAACGCTGACATCCGACTGCAGCCAGGCGCCGGGGAGCGGCCCGCCCGGCTGCAGAGAGGGGGGGCCACGGTGCCGGCCACGCGAGTCACCAAGCTGCTGAAGGACTCGCCCCTGCCGGCCCACcacgccccctgctggctggtgaAGGGCGGCAACGTGGAGGCCCTGCTGGGCGGGGCCTACGGTGCCTTCGTGGTCCCCCATCCGCCGGAGGCGTGA